The genomic window GGCGATGACGTAGGGTGGAACCCCCTCGTCCTTGGAGAGCTGGAGGCGCCAGGCGCGCAGCTCGTCGAAGAGGCGCTTGGCATCGGGAGAGAACTCGGCAGAGGCCACGACCTTGCGCTTTCGCGCCATGCGGCTCTCGGAGGCTTCGGGCCGGTGCGCCGGCGGCAGCACGAGGCGGGCAGGGCGCTCGCCTTTCATCACGGTGATGCCTTCCTCGGTAAGAAACACCAGCGGGTGCTCGCCGCCGGTAAAGCCCACCCAGCCGGCGGTCACGCAGCGACGCAGCAGGCGGGTAAGCCAGTCCTCGGAGTGTTCCTTGAGAATGCCGTAGGTGCTGAGCTGGTCGAGGCCCGCGCGCTGGAGCCGCTCGTCCTTCGCGCCGCGCACGAGCTTGGCGGCGGCGTTGAGGCCGAACTTGTGCTGCACGCGCGCCACGCCCGAGAGCGCCTTGCGGACCAGGAGGCTGACCTCTTCGGCATCCTGCTCGGTCTGGTCGAGCGACTCGCACACATCGCAGCGCCCGCAGCCGCCGAGCGCTTCGGCCTCGTCACCGAAGTAGCGGAGGATCGCATCGTGGCGGCAGCTTCCGCCCTCGGCCCAGCGCATGAGTTCGAGAAAGAGGTTCCACTTGTGCTCGATGACGCGCGGGTCGGGCGCGCGCCCGTCCATGTCGGACTCCAGCAGTCTTCGCCGGCGCGGCATGTCGTTGGGCGCGCTGAGCATGAGGCCCCACGCGTCGCGCCCGTCGCGCCCGGCGCGACCGACTTCCTGGTAGTAGGCCTCGATCGATCCGGGCGGCCCCAGGTGAATGACCGCGCGCACGTCGGAGCGATCGATGCCCATGCCGAACGCGTTTGTCGCGGCGATGACTTCGAGGCTTCCGTTGGAGAATCCGCGCTGCACGCTCTCGCGAAGATTGGGCGAGAGCCCGGCGTGGTAGCTGCCCGCCTTCCACCCGGCGTCGATGAGGCGCTGGGCCTCTTCCTCGGCCATGCGGCGCGTGGGCGAATAGATGATCGCCGCGCCGCGGTCGCTGCCCGGGCCGCCGAGCGCCTCGGCCAGCAGCGCATCGACGCGGCGGCAGCGGTCGGCCTTGCCGCTCACCTCGGCGGCGCGCAGCCGCAGGTTGGGTCGCGCAAAGCCGCGCACGTGCTGGGGGGTGTCGGTGCCAAGGCCGAGCTTGGCGACGATCTCGTCGCGCACCACCGGCGTGGCGGTCGCGGTGCAGGCAATCACCCGCGGGCTGCCGCGCACCAGGGCAAGCATCTCGCCGATCTGCGCATACTCGGGGCGGAAATCGTGCCCCCACTCGCTGATGCAGTGGGCCTCATCGACCGCGACGAGCGGGCAGTCGATCTGCGAGAGCAGCTCGCGAAAGCCCTCGAAGGCAAGGCGCTCTGGCGCGACGTAGACGATCTTGTACTGGCCGCGGCGCAGGTTCGAAAGGCGCTCGCGCATGTCGTCGGGACTCAGCGTGGAGGCGATGAAGGTCGCCGCAATGCCGCGCTCTTCGAGGGCGCGCACCTGGTCGTTCATCAGCGCGATGAGCGGCGAAATGACCAGCGTCGTCCCCGGCAGCACGACCGCCGGGAGCTGGTAGGTCAGCGACTTGCCCCCGCCCGTGGGCGCCACCAGCAGGACGCGGCCCTCCTCGATCAGCGTCTCGACGGCCTCGCGCTGGCCCGGGCGAAAGCGCTCGTAGCCAAGGAGGGCGAGCCCTTCTTCGAGTTGTTCATTGATGGCGCTGGCTTCGGCGGCAGGGGACATGGCCCCTATCTAGGTGGAATGGGGGCGACACTCAAGGGGGCGCTAGCTGCCCTTGCCGAGCTCCCGCGCGATGGGCGGCAGTTCGAGCTGCAGCTCGGTGGGCTGCGCGGCGCGCATCATTTCGAAGAGGATGCCCTCGCGAAGGCCCAGCTTGACGGCGTGGACGTAGTCGACGCCCAGGTGTTCCATGAGCCCTTCGAGCACAACAGCGCCTGCGACGATGATGTCGGCGCGGCGCTCGTGAAAGAACTTGTAGCGCTTCTTCGCCGTCATCTCGGCGAGCTCTTCGACGGCGATGGAGAAGTCTTCCGCCGGCACGGTCTTGCTCATCTCGCAGGGAGTGAAGTCGGCGAGCGCGCGGATCGTGCCCGAGCTTCCGTAGGCGTGGGTGAGATGGTCCCAGCCCTCGCCGGGGAGGTTGGCGGCGATTTGCTCGCGCACATACTCACGCATCATCTCGAGCTGCTTTTCTGGCACGAAGTCAGCGGCGTTGAAGAGCTCGGTCAGTCGCACGGTGCCGAGCTTGAGGCTGTAGAGATCGATGGGATCGTCGCCGCGGGCGTGAATGACCTCCGTCGATCCCCCGCCGATGTCGAAGACAATCGACTCGTCGGAACGGGACTTCCAGTGGAGCACGCCCTTGCAGATGAGGGCGGCTTCCTCGATGCCGGAGATGACTTCCAGGTGGATGCCGGTTTCCTTCTCGATCCGCTCCTGCACCTTGTCGGCGTTGCGCGCCTCGCGCATGGCGCTCGTTGCGACGGCACGGACCTGCGCGCCCCAGCGTTCGCAGAAGGCGGCATAACCCCCGATCGTCTCAACGAGCCGGTCGGCGACGGGCCTTGCCATCTTGCCGGTCTCGAAGACGCCCTCGCCGGGGCGGATCGCCTCGCGGGACTTGTGGACCGTGGAGAAGGAGCCGTCCGGGCGCAGCGTGACCATCTTCAGGCGCGAGGCATTGGTGCCCACGTCGATGGCGGCGAAGATCTTGCTGCTCTGTGCGGTGGCGCTCACGCTGCTGGTTCTCCCTGCGGCGCCTCCGGCGGGGCCGGAAACGCGGACCACG from Chrysiogenia bacterium includes these protein-coding regions:
- a CDS encoding Ppx/GppA family phosphatase, with product MSATAQSSKIFAAIDVGTNASRLKMVTLRPDGSFSTVHKSREAIRPGEGVFETGKMARPVADRLVETIGGYAAFCERWGAQVRAVATSAMREARNADKVQERIEKETGIHLEVISGIEEAALICKGVLHWKSRSDESIVFDIGGGSTEVIHARGDDPIDLYSLKLGTVRLTELFNAADFVPEKQLEMMREYVREQIAANLPGEGWDHLTHAYGSSGTIRALADFTPCEMSKTVPAEDFSIAVEELAEMTAKKRYKFFHERRADIIVAGAVVLEGLMEHLGVDYVHAVKLGLREGILFEMMRAAQPTELQLELPPIARELGKGS
- a CDS encoding ATP-dependent DNA helicase RecQ, which translates into the protein MSPAAEASAINEQLEEGLALLGYERFRPGQREAVETLIEEGRVLLVAPTGGGKSLTYQLPAVVLPGTTLVISPLIALMNDQVRALEERGIAATFIASTLSPDDMRERLSNLRRGQYKIVYVAPERLAFEGFRELLSQIDCPLVAVDEAHCISEWGHDFRPEYAQIGEMLALVRGSPRVIACTATATPVVRDEIVAKLGLGTDTPQHVRGFARPNLRLRAAEVSGKADRCRRVDALLAEALGGPGSDRGAAIIYSPTRRMAEEEAQRLIDAGWKAGSYHAGLSPNLRESVQRGFSNGSLEVIAATNAFGMGIDRSDVRAVIHLGPPGSIEAYYQEVGRAGRDGRDAWGLMLSAPNDMPRRRRLLESDMDGRAPDPRVIEHKWNLFLELMRWAEGGSCRHDAILRYFGDEAEALGGCGRCDVCESLDQTEQDAEEVSLLVRKALSGVARVQHKFGLNAAAKLVRGAKDERLQRAGLDQLSTYGILKEHSEDWLTRLLRRCVTAGWVGFTGGEHPLVFLTEEGITVMKGERPARLVLPPAHRPEASESRMARKRKVVASAEFSPDAKRLFDELRAWRLQLSKDEGVPPYVIA